One window from the genome of Natrialba magadii ATCC 43099 encodes:
- a CDS encoding protein translocase SEC61 complex subunit gamma — translation MDVPYDLTSYVRVLKMATTPTTQEFLQVSKIAGAGILLVGFIGFIIGGIMLLLTGSGGV, via the coding sequence ATGGACGTTCCCTACGATCTCACCTCGTACGTTCGGGTGTTGAAAATGGCGACGACACCCACCACCCAGGAGTTCCTCCAGGTGTCGAAGATCGCCGGCGCAGGCATCCTACTGGTCGGATTTATCGGCTTCATCATCGGCGGCATCATGCTGTTGCTGACCGGTAGTGGTGGTGTCTAA
- a CDS encoding S1C family serine protease — translation MGRQRQHTLSRRRLLRAGTGIAVAGVGASAGIGTGGARGMQDDGNENAENAENAENDENDENGDDPFDAGGPYANVYDDIIDDVVLVNVLGSDDPFGDPGGIGSGFVVGDHVVTNAHVVGDANDVELQFRDEEWREGEVVGTDSHSDLAAIAVDDRPAITDGLSFAADDPVIGQEVLVLGNPLGLDASLSQGIVSGVDRQLPSPTGFAIPAAIQTDAPVNPGNSGGPLVSLDGDVLGVVFAGAGQTIGFAISAQLADRVIPALIEDGEYEHSYMGIGVSPVGPQIAAANDLEEARGVLVSEVVPDSPADGVLEPIDGETAIDGEPVPTGGDIIVSIGDEEIPNEARLTAVLALETAPDETIDLEVIREGESQQVELTLEERPDVDLP, via the coding sequence ATGGGACGGCAACGACAGCACACACTCTCACGGCGACGACTTCTTCGCGCAGGCACCGGTATCGCGGTCGCCGGGGTCGGCGCAAGCGCAGGTATCGGAACCGGCGGCGCTCGAGGAATGCAGGACGACGGAAACGAAAACGCCGAAAACGCCGAAAACGCCGAAAACGACGAAAACGACGAAAACGGAGACGACCCGTTCGATGCTGGCGGGCCCTATGCAAACGTCTACGACGACATTATCGACGACGTGGTGCTGGTGAACGTGCTCGGTTCCGACGATCCGTTCGGCGACCCTGGCGGTATCGGCTCTGGCTTCGTCGTCGGCGATCATGTCGTCACCAACGCTCACGTCGTCGGCGACGCCAACGACGTCGAACTCCAGTTTCGCGACGAGGAGTGGCGAGAGGGCGAGGTGGTCGGCACTGACAGCCACAGCGACCTCGCAGCAATCGCTGTCGACGACCGTCCAGCAATCACCGACGGGCTGTCGTTCGCAGCGGACGACCCGGTAATCGGCCAGGAGGTCCTCGTCCTCGGAAACCCGCTCGGACTCGACGCCTCCCTCTCCCAGGGAATCGTTAGCGGCGTCGACCGCCAGCTCCCGAGTCCGACGGGCTTTGCCATTCCAGCCGCGATCCAGACCGACGCGCCGGTCAACCCGGGCAACAGCGGCGGCCCGCTCGTCTCACTCGACGGCGACGTCCTCGGCGTCGTCTTCGCCGGTGCCGGTCAGACGATCGGCTTCGCGATCTCCGCCCAACTCGCAGACCGCGTCATCCCGGCGCTCATCGAAGACGGCGAGTACGAGCATTCATACATGGGAATCGGCGTCTCTCCTGTCGGTCCCCAGATCGCTGCCGCCAACGACCTCGAGGAAGCCCGCGGCGTCCTCGTCTCAGAGGTCGTCCCCGACTCACCGGCAGATGGCGTCCTCGAGCCGATCGATGGCGAGACGGCCATCGACGGTGAGCCCGTCCCCACCGGCGGCGACATCATCGTCTCGATTGGAGACGAAGAGATTCCGAACGAGGCACGACTTACCGCCGTGCTCGCACTCGAGACGGCTCCGGATGAGACGATCGACCTCGAAGTCATCCGCGAGGGCGAGTCCCAGCAGGTCGAGTTGACACTCGAGGAGCGGCCGGATGTCGACCTCCCATAG
- a CDS encoding mandelate racemase/muconate lactonizing enzyme family protein yields MGVDYTRLHDPNAEYTMRELSAETMGVTRERGGGRDVEITDIQTTMVDGNFPWTLVRIYTDAGIVGTGEAYWGAGAPELIERMAPFLRGENPLDIDRLTEHLVQKMSGEGSIGGVTVTAISGIEVALHDLAGKILEVPAYQLLGGKYRDEVRVYCDCHTEDEADPISCADEAERVVEELGYDALKFDLDVPSGHEKDRANRHLRKPEIEHKASIVEAITERVGSRADVAFDCHWTFSGGSAKRLAKRLEEYDVWWLEDPVPPENHDVQREVTQSTTTPITVGENVYRKHGQRRLLEEQAVDIIAPDMPKVGGMRETRKIADLADLYYVPVAMHNVASPVATMASAHVGAAISNSLAVEYHSYELEWWSDLVEEDVIEDGYIEIPETPGLGVTLDLDTVEEHMVEGEELFDEM; encoded by the coding sequence ATGGGTGTAGATTACACGCGGCTCCACGATCCGAACGCCGAGTACACGATGCGAGAGCTCTCGGCGGAGACGATGGGCGTGACACGCGAACGCGGCGGCGGCCGCGACGTCGAGATCACGGATATCCAGACGACGATGGTCGACGGCAACTTCCCGTGGACGCTCGTCCGGATCTACACGGACGCGGGCATCGTCGGCACCGGCGAGGCCTACTGGGGCGCGGGCGCACCAGAACTGATCGAACGCATGGCCCCCTTCCTCCGCGGGGAGAATCCCCTCGACATCGACCGGCTCACCGAACACCTCGTGCAGAAAATGTCCGGCGAGGGTTCGATCGGCGGCGTCACCGTGACGGCGATTTCAGGAATCGAAGTCGCACTCCACGACCTCGCGGGCAAAATTCTCGAGGTCCCTGCCTACCAGTTACTCGGCGGTAAGTACCGCGACGAGGTCCGCGTCTACTGTGACTGTCACACCGAGGACGAGGCAGACCCAATTTCGTGTGCTGACGAGGCCGAACGCGTCGTCGAAGAGCTCGGCTACGACGCCCTCAAATTCGACCTCGACGTGCCCTCTGGCCACGAAAAAGATCGCGCGAACCGCCATCTTCGCAAGCCCGAGATCGAGCACAAAGCCAGTATCGTCGAAGCCATCACCGAACGCGTCGGCTCGCGTGCCGACGTGGCCTTCGACTGTCACTGGACGTTCTCCGGTGGCTCCGCGAAACGGCTCGCAAAGCGACTCGAGGAGTACGACGTCTGGTGGCTCGAAGACCCCGTCCCACCGGAGAACCACGACGTCCAGCGCGAAGTCACGCAGAGCACTACCACGCCGATCACTGTCGGCGAGAACGTCTACCGAAAACACGGCCAGCGCCGCCTCTTAGAGGAGCAGGCCGTCGACATCATCGCCCCCGACATGCCGAAGGTCGGCGGCATGCGCGAAACCCGGAAAATTGCCGACCTCGCGGATCTCTACTACGTCCCCGTCGCGATGCACAACGTCGCCTCGCCCGTCGCGACCATGGCCAGCGCCCACGTCGGCGCAGCCATCTCGAACTCGCTCGCCGTCGAGTACCACTCCTACGAACTCGAGTGGTGGTCGGATCTCGTCGAGGAAGATGTAATCGAGGACGGCTACATCGAGATTCCCGAAACGCCAGGACTCGGTGTCACGCTCGATCTGGATACTGTCGAGGAGCACATGGTTGAGGGTGAAGAGCTCTTTGACGAGATGTAA
- a CDS encoding glycoside hydrolase family 15 protein, with product MEHDYPPLRDYGSIGNDDRCALVSRYGSIDWCCFPHLESPSVFARLLDATDGGHFTVSPTADDFESSHQYADRTNVLQTTFETESGQVTLTDFMPIQNGDAAEQQSRNQDSDDQHRDQHQHPHQHPHQHQHQHPHPQHAIYRQLECDRGSMECQVVFEPRLEYARVTPALETSDGGVTAVRGGGRSEPGNDDDDDDDGVDGHVDDNADWLEQRHQPLHYVGDVDLEINEAAAKATGTVTLEAGDTCWLGVQYGGEEPQGSPSYQEWLDETKHYWREWVGDREGVAESVSERWHEMVIRSELVLKLLIHHETGAIPAAATTSVPEEIGSERTWDYRYNWIRDAKFTVQALHDTGHRQEARDYFDWFVGIATDHPTEIRPLYGLHGEYDDDLEERTLDHLSGYRDTGPVRIGNGAASQLQLDVYGTFVQAIYETIQFDEEAELSEDSWDAVIESINHVCRNWDQPDAGIWEFRDEHRHFLHSKLLCWVALDRGIALAEANDFDAPLEHWRDTRDEVRGAIETRGYSEEAGSFVQYFDSDEAIDATALLIPIYEFLPPEDERVQSTIDTVLEKLTTDDGLVVRFVDTDVREDEEEGFLLCSFWLIDALVLSNRLELATEYFESLLEYTSPLGLYSEKVDPDSGRLLGNFPQAFSHLGLINSVSYLARAIDAEGDVSPEDFHPENVETLFRRGDEDVVTE from the coding sequence ATGGAACACGACTATCCACCCCTTCGAGACTACGGCAGTATCGGCAACGACGACCGGTGTGCACTGGTCAGCAGATACGGCTCGATCGACTGGTGTTGTTTCCCCCACCTCGAGTCACCGAGCGTGTTCGCCCGACTGCTCGATGCGACTGACGGGGGACACTTTACCGTCTCGCCGACGGCCGACGACTTCGAGTCGAGTCATCAGTACGCCGACCGAACGAACGTCCTTCAAACTACTTTCGAGACGGAATCGGGCCAGGTGACGCTGACCGACTTCATGCCCATCCAGAACGGGGATGCAGCGGAGCAACAATCTCGCAACCAGGATTCCGACGACCAGCACCGGGACCAACACCAACACCCACACCAACACCCACACCAGCACCAGCACCAACACCCACACCCCCAGCACGCAATCTACCGCCAACTCGAGTGCGACCGCGGTTCGATGGAGTGCCAGGTCGTTTTCGAACCCCGACTCGAGTACGCGCGAGTGACGCCGGCACTCGAGACGAGTGATGGTGGCGTCACAGCGGTTCGTGGGGGTGGTCGCAGCGAACCGGGCAATGATGATGATGATGATGATGATGGTGTCGATGGCCATGTCGATGACAATGCCGACTGGCTCGAGCAGCGCCACCAGCCGCTACACTACGTCGGCGATGTCGATCTCGAAATTAACGAGGCGGCGGCGAAAGCGACTGGAACAGTCACGCTCGAAGCCGGCGATACCTGCTGGCTCGGGGTCCAGTACGGCGGCGAGGAGCCACAGGGATCGCCGTCGTATCAGGAGTGGCTCGACGAGACGAAGCACTACTGGCGCGAGTGGGTCGGCGATCGGGAGGGAGTCGCAGAGTCAGTCTCGGAACGGTGGCACGAGATGGTCATCCGTTCGGAACTGGTGCTGAAACTCCTGATTCACCACGAGACGGGTGCAATTCCCGCGGCTGCAACCACGTCGGTCCCGGAGGAAATCGGCTCCGAACGCACCTGGGACTACCGGTATAACTGGATTCGGGACGCGAAGTTCACCGTACAGGCGTTGCACGACACCGGCCACCGCCAGGAGGCCAGAGACTACTTCGACTGGTTCGTCGGTATCGCAACGGATCATCCCACCGAAATCCGGCCGCTGTACGGACTTCATGGCGAATACGACGACGATCTCGAAGAACGGACGCTCGATCATCTCTCCGGCTATCGCGATACTGGTCCGGTTCGGATCGGCAACGGTGCAGCATCACAGCTCCAACTCGACGTCTACGGCACGTTCGTCCAGGCAATCTACGAAACCATCCAGTTCGACGAGGAAGCCGAACTGAGCGAGGACAGCTGGGACGCCGTCATCGAGAGCATCAACCACGTCTGTCGCAACTGGGACCAGCCGGACGCCGGAATCTGGGAGTTCCGCGACGAACATCGTCACTTCCTGCACTCGAAGCTGCTGTGCTGGGTCGCCCTCGACCGCGGTATCGCACTGGCTGAGGCAAACGACTTCGACGCACCGCTCGAGCACTGGAGAGACACACGCGACGAGGTTCGTGGCGCTATCGAAACGCGCGGCTACAGCGAGGAGGCCGGCAGCTTCGTCCAATACTTCGACAGTGACGAGGCGATCGACGCGACGGCACTTCTGATCCCCATTTACGAGTTTCTCCCGCCGGAGGACGAGCGCGTCCAGTCGACCATCGACACCGTCCTCGAGAAGCTCACGACGGACGATGGGCTCGTCGTGCGCTTCGTAGATACCGACGTACGGGAAGACGAGGAAGAGGGGTTCTTGCTCTGTTCGTTCTGGCTCATCGACGCGCTCGTCCTCTCGAACCGACTCGAACTCGCCACAGAGTACTTCGAATCGCTACTCGAGTACACCTCGCCGCTCGGGCTGTATTCGGAGAAGGTCGACCCCGATAGCGGTCGACTGCTCGGGAATTTCCCGCAGGCGTTCTCGCATCTGGGGTTGATCAACAGCGTGAGTTACCTCGCGCGGGCGATCGATGCGGAGGGGGACGTTTCACCCGAGGATTTCCATCCGGAGAACGTGGAGACGTTGTTTCGACGGGGTGACGAGGATGTCGTGACTGAGTAA
- a CDS encoding TIGR03557 family F420-dependent LLM class oxidoreductase — MTQLGYKLICEEHGPTDLTQYATLADQSAFEFAMISDHFHPWTSTQGESPFVWNVIGAIAQATDDLRLGTSITCPIIRYHPGLIAQAAATAGVQLPGQFFLGVGTGENLSEHVFGDRWPPHAIRLEMLREAVDLIRTLWEGETTSYRGEYYTVENARLYTLPDELPPIPIAADGPKTARAAGEIGNGLVAVAPDEELVEAFEDGGGEDKPRYAEVDVCYAEDEQEAIETAHEIWPQAALPGELLWELATPAHFQQATEVVSEEDIADLVVCGPDPDAHIETIQEYVDAGFDHITIHQIGSNQAEFVEFYEEEVIPEIE; from the coding sequence ATGACACAACTCGGTTACAAACTCATCTGCGAGGAGCACGGCCCGACCGACCTCACCCAGTACGCCACCCTGGCCGACCAGTCCGCGTTCGAGTTCGCGATGATCTCGGACCACTTTCATCCCTGGACTTCGACGCAGGGCGAGAGCCCGTTCGTCTGGAACGTCATCGGCGCAATCGCGCAGGCGACTGACGACCTCCGTCTCGGCACGTCCATCACCTGTCCGATCATCCGATATCACCCCGGGCTTATCGCACAGGCAGCCGCGACGGCTGGCGTCCAGCTTCCCGGCCAGTTCTTCCTCGGCGTCGGTACCGGCGAAAACTTGAGCGAGCACGTCTTCGGCGATCGCTGGCCGCCACACGCGATTCGACTCGAGATGCTGCGCGAAGCCGTCGACCTCATCCGCACCCTCTGGGAAGGAGAGACGACGAGCTATCGCGGTGAGTACTACACCGTCGAAAACGCACGCCTCTACACGCTACCCGACGAACTGCCGCCGATTCCGATCGCCGCCGACGGGCCGAAAACGGCACGCGCAGCGGGCGAAATCGGCAACGGACTCGTCGCCGTCGCGCCGGACGAAGAACTCGTCGAGGCGTTCGAAGACGGCGGTGGTGAGGACAAACCGCGGTACGCCGAGGTCGACGTCTGCTACGCAGAGGACGAACAGGAAGCGATCGAAACCGCCCACGAAATCTGGCCGCAGGCGGCGCTTCCCGGCGAACTGCTCTGGGAACTCGCGACACCTGCACACTTCCAGCAGGCGACCGAGGTTGTTTCCGAGGAGGATATCGCCGACCTCGTGGTCTGCGGACCAGATCCCGACGCGCATATCGAGACGATCCAGGAGTACGTCGACGCCGGCTTCGATCACATCACGATCCACCAGATCGGCTCGAATCAGGCCGAGTTCGTCGAGTTCTACGAGGAGGAAGTCATTCCCGAGATCGAGTGA
- a CDS encoding glucose 1-dehydrogenase has translation MKAIAVDPGAGEPALVERPRPEPEPGEALVRTLRVGIDGTDHEVIAGHHGDLPAGADDLILGHEAVGVVEEPNGTALESGQFVVPTVRRRPDENNEFFERGEPDMAPSGAYVERGIVGAHGFMAEYFTSPAEYLVPIPAELAPLGFLVEPISITEKALEHAVASRSTFEWEPDSALVLGNGPLGLITLAMFESVLEFDRTYCLGRRDRSHPTVELVSKLGGTYVDSRETPVSEIPAEHEAVDLVYEATGHAKHAFETVDALAPNGVGVLLGVPEPWEFEVDGGRLHRELVLHNKALLGTVNSHRGHFEAAINTLAQLSDWFTEELAAGVYDLENYQDAFDAGDEVVKTAIEFDTV, from the coding sequence ATGAAAGCGATCGCTGTCGACCCCGGGGCCGGCGAACCCGCTCTCGTCGAGCGGCCCCGCCCTGAACCCGAGCCAGGAGAGGCCCTCGTCCGGACGCTGCGCGTCGGTATCGATGGCACCGACCACGAGGTGATCGCAGGCCACCACGGCGACCTCCCCGCCGGGGCGGACGACCTCATTCTCGGCCACGAAGCCGTCGGTGTCGTCGAGGAGCCAAACGGGACCGCACTCGAGTCCGGTCAGTTCGTCGTCCCGACTGTGCGCCGCCGTCCCGACGAGAATAACGAGTTCTTCGAACGCGGCGAGCCCGACATGGCCCCAAGCGGTGCGTACGTCGAGCGCGGAATCGTCGGTGCGCACGGCTTTATGGCCGAATATTTCACCAGCCCGGCGGAGTACCTCGTCCCGATTCCCGCGGAACTCGCACCGCTTGGCTTCCTCGTCGAACCGATCAGCATCACGGAGAAAGCACTCGAGCACGCCGTCGCGAGTCGATCCACCTTCGAGTGGGAGCCCGACTCGGCGCTCGTCCTCGGGAACGGCCCGCTCGGGCTCATCACCCTCGCGATGTTCGAGTCGGTACTCGAGTTCGATCGGACCTACTGTCTGGGTCGTCGGGATCGGTCCCACCCAACGGTCGAACTCGTCTCGAAACTGGGCGGCACCTACGTCGATTCGCGGGAGACACCGGTGTCCGAGATTCCGGCCGAACACGAGGCTGTCGACCTGGTCTACGAGGCGACGGGGCATGCCAAGCACGCCTTCGAGACGGTCGATGCGCTCGCGCCGAACGGGGTCGGCGTCTTGCTGGGGGTGCCCGAACCCTGGGAGTTCGAGGTCGACGGCGGCCGCCTCCACCGTGAACTCGTCTTGCACAACAAGGCGCTGCTCGGGACGGTCAACTCCCACCGCGGACACTTCGAGGCCGCGATCAACACGCTCGCACAGCTTTCTGACTGGTTCACCGAGGAACTCGCGGCCGGGGTGTACGACCTCGAGAACTATCAGGACGCCTTCGATGCGGGCGACGAAGTCGTCAAGACTGCGATCGAGTTCGACACCGTCTGA
- a CDS encoding ABC transporter ATP-binding protein, whose protein sequence is MARVRVESLRKEYDVGTVVAVDDLNLEIEDGEFVTVVGPSGCGKTTTLRMLAGLEEPTSGRIEIGDEDVTDVHAKNRDVAMVFQNYALYPHKTVFENMEFGLRMSTDLDASERERRVVETAEMMDISELLEDKPDELSGGQKQRVALGRAIVREPDLFLFDEPLSNLDAKLRTTMRAEIQRLQDELGITAVYVTHDQHEAMTMGDRIVILNDGELQQQGAPTEVYENPTNRFVGGFIGSPSMNFIDVTVDQVSDGLRLRDTDGDFSFTLSAAYATANDAALGMDRYTLGIRPENVSLADGQPQNAITAGVDVVEPVGSDNFLHLDVGPEFIARVPSDVDIESGDHISITFDESDIHLFDMDSGAEILGHDQESQPATAP, encoded by the coding sequence ATGGCACGTGTCAGGGTCGAATCGCTCCGAAAGGAATACGACGTTGGAACGGTCGTCGCAGTCGACGATCTGAACCTCGAAATCGAGGACGGCGAGTTCGTTACCGTCGTCGGTCCTTCCGGCTGCGGAAAGACGACCACGCTCCGAATGCTGGCCGGACTCGAGGAGCCGACCAGTGGCCGGATCGAGATCGGCGACGAGGACGTTACCGACGTTCACGCCAAGAACCGGGACGTCGCGATGGTGTTCCAGAACTACGCGCTGTACCCGCACAAGACCGTTTTCGAGAACATGGAGTTCGGACTCCGAATGAGCACCGATCTCGACGCGAGCGAACGCGAACGACGCGTCGTCGAGACCGCCGAGATGATGGATATTTCGGAGCTACTCGAGGACAAGCCGGACGAACTGTCCGGTGGGCAGAAACAGCGCGTTGCACTCGGTCGCGCGATCGTCAGAGAGCCCGACCTGTTCCTGTTCGACGAGCCACTCAGTAACTTAGACGCCAAACTCCGGACGACCATGCGGGCCGAGATTCAGCGCCTGCAGGATGAACTCGGGATCACGGCGGTCTACGTCACACACGACCAGCACGAGGCGATGACGATGGGTGATCGAATCGTGATCCTGAACGACGGCGAACTGCAACAGCAGGGCGCGCCAACCGAGGTCTACGAGAACCCAACAAACCGCTTCGTCGGTGGCTTTATCGGCTCGCCGTCGATGAACTTCATCGATGTCACTGTCGATCAGGTAAGCGACGGCCTCCGACTGCGTGATACCGACGGCGACTTCTCGTTTACACTGTCCGCAGCGTACGCCACGGCGAACGACGCAGCGCTCGGCATGGATCGCTATACGCTCGGTATTCGGCCGGAGAACGTCTCCCTCGCAGACGGACAGCCCCAGAACGCGATTACGGCCGGCGTCGACGTCGTCGAACCGGTCGGCTCGGACAACTTCCTCCATCTCGACGTTGGCCCGGAATTCATCGCTCGTGTGCCGTCTGACGTCGATATCGAGTCCGGAGATCACATCTCGATCACGTTCGACGAATCGGATATCCACCTGTTCGACATGGACAGCGGTGCGGAGATTCTCGGTCACGACCAGGAGTCCCAGCCGGCAACGGCGCCGTAG
- a CDS encoding bifunctional 4-hydroxy-2-oxoglutarate aldolase/2-dehydro-3-deoxy-phosphogluconate aldolase, whose amino-acid sequence MTDKRTVEDRIVESGVIAVLRGVSEDQIVPVSRALADAGVGALEITADGTRSAEMIADVDRELADTDAVIGAGTVLDAATAQSVIDAGATFVVSPHTSPDVVRTCNRHGVLAAPGVMTPTEAVTAMEAGADLLKMFPASTVGPGHIGALSGPLGDVDIIPTGGVSPDNVADFFDAGAVAVGAGGAILDDEAIERGDMEKVRETAEAFVAAVEDAR is encoded by the coding sequence ATGACCGATAAACGAACCGTCGAGGACCGGATCGTCGAGAGTGGCGTTATCGCCGTCCTGCGCGGCGTCAGCGAGGACCAGATCGTTCCCGTCTCGCGCGCCCTCGCCGACGCCGGCGTCGGAGCACTCGAGATCACCGCCGATGGAACCCGTTCTGCCGAGATGATCGCCGACGTGGATCGTGAACTCGCGGACACCGATGCCGTGATCGGCGCGGGAACCGTCCTCGACGCGGCGACGGCCCAGTCGGTGATCGACGCGGGCGCGACGTTCGTCGTCTCGCCACACACCAGTCCCGACGTCGTGCGGACCTGCAATCGCCACGGCGTGCTCGCTGCACCCGGCGTCATGACGCCGACGGAGGCCGTCACGGCGATGGAAGCCGGCGCGGATCTGTTGAAGATGTTCCCCGCCTCGACGGTCGGACCCGGTCACATCGGCGCGCTCAGCGGCCCACTCGGCGATGTAGACATTATTCCGACCGGTGGCGTCTCGCCGGACAACGTCGCCGACTTCTTCGACGCGGGCGCCGTCGCTGTCGGCGCGGGCGGTGCCATCCTCGACGATGAAGCCATCGAACGCGGCGACATGGAGAAGGTCCGCGAAACCGCCGAGGCGTTCGTTGCGGCGGTCGAAGACGCTCGATAA
- a CDS encoding TrmB family transcriptional regulator, whose protein sequence is MDTDGLADLLERFGLSEKEIDTYLAILDHGASKASTIADAADVSKRYVYSISEELESRGFVEVDDHAVPTVIRPVDPETVVDRLTRSVEDIEPELRERYTATERTGEQFEVIKSRQTVVKRLEELLASADTEVTLSIPVGILPQIRSTLEETVDRGVLVLLLLGATGGDEQDIASLAGAASTVRTWDALVPTMLTVDRQHGLLAPSQLLTSSTSDTRAISLSQEQLAPVLAGSFLANYWPTAEERYVTTPRALPETYDGFRNAVFQIALHRATDTALEATVEGTPVGDGDVETSPVTLTGRVVDVRQSLVRPETSSVPIENSFTIEVADERDGATERYTIGGTGAFLEDFEAESVTLRELNGE, encoded by the coding sequence ATGGATACTGACGGGCTCGCTGACCTCCTCGAACGGTTCGGACTCTCCGAAAAGGAAATCGACACGTATCTCGCAATTCTCGACCACGGTGCGTCGAAGGCGAGTACCATCGCCGACGCCGCCGACGTCTCGAAGCGCTACGTCTACAGCATCAGCGAGGAACTCGAGAGCCGTGGCTTCGTCGAGGTCGACGACCACGCCGTCCCGACCGTGATCAGACCCGTCGATCCCGAAACCGTCGTCGACCGGCTCACCCGCAGCGTCGAAGATATCGAGCCCGAACTCCGCGAACGCTACACCGCGACCGAACGCACCGGCGAGCAGTTCGAGGTGATCAAGTCCCGCCAGACCGTCGTCAAGCGACTCGAGGAACTGCTCGCGAGCGCCGACACCGAAGTGACGCTCTCGATTCCCGTCGGTATCCTGCCCCAGATTCGATCGACACTCGAGGAGACCGTCGACCGCGGCGTGCTCGTGCTCCTCCTGCTCGGTGCGACCGGTGGCGACGAGCAGGATATCGCCTCGCTTGCAGGTGCCGCAAGCACGGTACGGACGTGGGATGCGCTGGTACCGACGATGCTCACCGTGGATCGCCAGCACGGGCTGCTCGCGCCGAGTCAGTTGCTCACGAGTTCGACGAGCGATACGCGCGCGATCTCCCTGTCACAGGAACAGCTCGCGCCGGTGCTCGCGGGCTCGTTCCTGGCGAACTACTGGCCAACTGCCGAGGAGCGCTACGTGACGACGCCGCGAGCGCTGCCCGAGACCTACGACGGGTTCCGGAACGCGGTGTTCCAGATCGCACTCCATCGCGCGACGGACACGGCACTCGAGGCGACCGTCGAGGGGACACCCGTTGGCGACGGAGATGTCGAAACTTCGCCGGTCACGCTCACGGGGCGGGTCGTCGACGTGCGCCAGAGTCTCGTTCGCCCGGAAACGTCGTCCGTGCCGATCGAGAACTCGTTCACGATCGAGGTTGCGGACGAGCGAGACGGCGCGACCGAGCGCTACACGATCGGCGGCACCGGCGCGTTCCTCGAAGATTTCGAGGCCGAGTCGGTGACGCTCCGCGAACTGAACGGCGAGTAA